A single Calidifontibacter indicus DNA region contains:
- the tkt gene encoding transketolase — protein sequence MTTDASPIAGRDDSLTLPKADAVGWSDLDIRAVDTARILAADAVQKTGNGHPGTAISLAPAAYLLYQNVMTHDPADPHWLGRDRFVLSAGHSSLTQYIQLYFSGYGLELEDLEALRTWESATPGHPEVTHTTGVEITTGPLGSGIASAVGMAMAQRRQRGLLDPDAAAGESPFDHHIYVIAGDGCLMEGVSGEASSLAGTQKLGNLIAIYDQNQISIEDDTDVSFTEDVKGRYEAYGWEVIDVPWRKHHGTTDPEYLEDVDALYAALQKAKTSTDKPTLVILNTVIAWPAPSKQGSGKSHGSALGDEEISGLKKLLGFDGRKTFEVTDEVIGHTREVKQRGKDAHDAWNTKYEAWRSANPDGAKLLDRLVARELPEGFAEAFPTFEADEKGIATRAASGKVLTALADVMPELWGGSADLAESNNTTMGGQPSFIPSDRQTKEWSGGPYGRTLHFGVREFAMGLALNGIALEGLTRPYGGTFLVFSDYMRPAVRLAALQNIPVTFVWTHDSVGLGEDGPTHQPIEHLAALRAIPMLDVVRPADANETAVAWRTILEHTDHPAGLALSRQALPTVDRTEYASAENVAKGAYVLADTEGTPDVILIASGSEVPVALEARKSLADKGVAARVVSAPCLEWFEKQPKSYRDEVLPPAVKARVSVEAGISMPWHRYVGDAGRCVSIEHFGSSADGALVLKKFGITPDHVVAAANESIQDAAGDATPGVDVEVPVWPLSKAH from the coding sequence GTGACCACGGACGCCTCCCCCATCGCCGGTCGTGACGACAGCCTGACCCTTCCGAAGGCCGACGCCGTCGGTTGGAGCGACCTGGACATCCGCGCGGTCGACACCGCGCGCATCCTCGCCGCCGACGCCGTCCAGAAGACCGGCAACGGCCACCCCGGCACCGCGATCAGCCTCGCCCCGGCGGCGTACCTGCTCTACCAGAACGTGATGACCCACGACCCGGCCGACCCGCACTGGCTGGGCCGCGACCGCTTCGTGCTGTCGGCCGGACACTCCAGCCTCACCCAGTACATCCAGCTGTACTTCAGCGGCTACGGCCTCGAACTCGAAGACCTCGAGGCGCTGCGTACCTGGGAGTCGGCCACCCCCGGCCACCCCGAGGTCACCCACACCACCGGTGTCGAGATCACCACCGGCCCACTCGGCTCGGGCATCGCCTCGGCGGTCGGCATGGCGATGGCGCAGCGCCGCCAGCGCGGCCTGCTCGACCCCGACGCCGCCGCAGGCGAGAGCCCGTTCGACCACCACATCTACGTGATCGCCGGCGACGGCTGCCTGATGGAAGGCGTGAGCGGCGAGGCGAGCTCGCTGGCCGGCACCCAGAAGCTGGGCAACCTCATCGCGATCTACGACCAGAACCAGATCTCGATCGAGGACGACACCGACGTGTCGTTCACCGAGGACGTCAAGGGCCGTTACGAGGCCTACGGCTGGGAGGTCATCGACGTGCCGTGGCGCAAGCACCACGGCACCACCGACCCGGAGTACCTCGAGGACGTCGACGCCCTTTACGCCGCACTGCAGAAGGCGAAGACCAGCACCGACAAGCCGACGCTGGTCATCCTCAACACGGTGATCGCGTGGCCCGCACCGTCCAAGCAGGGTTCGGGCAAGTCGCACGGCTCGGCGCTGGGCGACGAGGAGATCTCCGGCCTGAAGAAGCTGCTCGGCTTCGACGGCCGCAAGACCTTCGAGGTCACCGACGAGGTCATCGGGCACACCCGCGAGGTGAAGCAGCGCGGCAAGGATGCGCACGACGCCTGGAACACCAAGTACGAGGCCTGGCGCTCGGCCAACCCCGACGGCGCCAAGCTGCTCGACCGGCTCGTGGCGCGTGAGCTGCCTGAGGGTTTCGCCGAAGCGTTCCCGACCTTCGAGGCCGACGAGAAGGGCATCGCCACCCGCGCCGCATCGGGCAAGGTGCTCACGGCCCTCGCCGACGTGATGCCCGAGTTGTGGGGTGGCTCGGCCGACCTCGCCGAGTCGAACAACACCACGATGGGCGGGCAGCCGTCGTTCATCCCGAGCGACCGCCAGACCAAGGAGTGGTCGGGCGGTCCGTACGGCCGCACGCTCCACTTCGGTGTGCGTGAGTTCGCAATGGGGTTGGCGCTCAACGGCATTGCGCTCGAAGGCCTCACCCGTCCGTACGGCGGCACCTTCCTGGTGTTCTCCGACTACATGCGTCCGGCGGTGCGCCTGGCGGCCCTGCAGAACATCCCCGTCACCTTCGTGTGGACCCACGACTCGGTGGGTCTCGGCGAGGACGGCCCCACCCACCAGCCGATCGAGCACCTCGCCGCGCTGCGCGCGATTCCGATGCTCGACGTGGTGCGTCCGGCCGACGCCAACGAGACCGCGGTCGCGTGGCGCACGATCCTGGAGCACACCGACCACCCGGCCGGTCTCGCGCTCTCGCGCCAGGCGCTGCCGACGGTCGACCGCACGGAATACGCGTCCGCCGAGAACGTTGCAAAGGGTGCCTATGTTCTCGCCGACACGGAAGGAACCCCGGACGTGATCCTGATCGCCAGTGGGTCCGAGGTGCCGGTCGCGCTCGAAGCACGTAAGTCGTTGGCGGACAAGGGCGTTGCTGCCCGCGTCGTCTCGGCTCCGTGCCTGGAGTGGTTCGAGAAGCAGCCGAAGTCGTACCGCGACGAGGTGCTGCCCCCGGCCGTCAAGGCCCGGGTCAGCGTCGAAGCCGGAATCTCGATGCCGTGGCACCGCTACGTCGGTGACGCCGGACGCTGCGTCTCGATCGAGCACTTCGGCTCGTCCGCCGACGGTGCGCTTGTGCTGAAGAAGTTCGGCATCACCCCCGACCACGTCGTGGCCGCGGCGAACGAGTCGATCCAGGACGCCGCCGGCGACGCCACCCCCGGTGTCGACGTCGAGGTCCCGGTCTGGCCCCTGAGCAAGGCACACTGA
- a CDS encoding heme o synthase, which yields MPTDRSRRQVFSDYLALTKPRIIELLLVTTFPVMFLAERGVPNVWLILATLVGGSLSAGSANAYNCYLDRDIDKLMHRTEGRPLVTGAISPRNALIFATVLGVASTLWLGLLVNWLSAALSVGAIVLYVGFYTMLLKRRTSQNIVWGGVAGCMPVLIGWSSVTNSLSWSALVLFLVVFFWTPPHYWPLSMRFRDDYANAGVPMLPVVAQDTAVAKQIVIYSWVTVLTTLVLVPVAPMGWVYTVIAVASGGLFLVEAHKLQRRAKQGVPYSVLKPMRLFHYSISYLTLVFLGVAIDPLVYLALPGLS from the coding sequence CTGCCGACCGATCGATCCCGGCGTCAGGTGTTCTCCGACTACCTCGCGTTGACCAAGCCGCGCATCATCGAACTGCTGCTGGTCACCACCTTCCCGGTGATGTTCCTGGCCGAGCGGGGCGTGCCCAACGTCTGGCTGATCCTGGCAACCCTGGTCGGTGGATCGTTGTCGGCCGGTTCGGCCAACGCCTACAACTGCTACCTCGACCGCGACATCGACAAACTGATGCACCGCACCGAGGGCCGACCGCTGGTCACCGGCGCGATCTCGCCGCGCAACGCGCTGATCTTCGCCACCGTGCTCGGCGTCGCCTCGACGCTGTGGCTCGGGCTGCTGGTCAACTGGCTGTCGGCGGCACTCTCGGTCGGCGCGATCGTGCTCTACGTCGGCTTCTACACGATGCTGCTGAAGCGCCGCACCTCCCAGAACATCGTCTGGGGCGGCGTGGCCGGCTGCATGCCGGTGCTCATCGGTTGGTCGAGCGTCACCAACTCCTTGTCGTGGTCGGCGCTCGTGCTGTTCCTGGTCGTGTTCTTCTGGACGCCGCCGCACTACTGGCCGTTGTCGATGCGCTTCCGCGACGACTACGCCAATGCCGGCGTGCCGATGCTCCCGGTCGTCGCCCAAGACACCGCGGTGGCCAAGCAGATCGTCATCTACTCGTGGGTGACGGTGTTGACCACGCTCGTGCTGGTGCCGGTGGCGCCGATGGGATGGGTCTACACCGTCATCGCCGTCGCCTCCGGTGGGCTGTTCCTCGTCGAGGCGCACAAACTGCAGCGGCGCGCCAAGCAGGGCGTGCCCTATTCGGTGCTGAAGCCGATGCGGCTGTTCCACTACTCGATCAGCTACCTGACGCTGGTCTTCCTCGGCGTCGCGATCGACCCGCTGGTCTACCTCGCGCTCCCGGGTCTCAGCTGA